A genome region from Setaria italica strain Yugu1 chromosome III, Setaria_italica_v2.0, whole genome shotgun sequence includes the following:
- the LOC101786030 gene encoding uncharacterized protein LOC101786030, with product MRALVRRAASLLRAAAGPVPRPPCPTQRRLPDAVCRGKNIPTFCSSRYSTLVAPSNEVLIPPELLSSQTVGTPKRTIGQYEDLVARVTNFHNEDKGYMVLDGDVFDVPIRKDIVHRVVRWQLAKRQQGTHSTKTISEVSGTGRKPYKQKGTGRARHGTLRGPQFRGGATMHGPKPRSHAIKLQKKVRRLGLKITLSARTAEGKLFVFEDLEVPSHKTKNIVNYISQMDNTKKVLLVDGGDIDKKLKLATQNLHYVNVLPSIGLNVYSILQHDTLVMTRDAVNRIVERMHTPINR from the exons atgcGCGCGCTCGTGCGCCGCGCGGCCTCgctcctccgcgctgccgcGGGGCCGGTGCCGAGGCCTCCCTGCCCCACGCAGCgccgcctccccgacgccgTCTGCCGTGGCAAG AATATTCCAACGTTCTGTTCCAGCAGATATTCCACCCTTGTAGCTCCATCAAATGAAGTTCTAATTCCTCCAGAGTTGTTGTCTAGCCAAACTGTTGGGACACCTAAGAGAACGATCG gCCAATATGAAGATCTAGTAGCTAGAGTAACAAACTTCCACAATGAGGATAAGGGCTACATGGTTTTGGATGGTGATGTTTTTGATGTTCCAATTAGGAAGGATATTGTTCACAGAGTTGTACGGTGGCAACTTGCTAAACGACAACAG GGAACACATTCAACAAAAACTATCAGCGAAGTAAGTGGGACAGGAAGAAAGCCTTACAAGCAAAAGGGAACTGGAAGAGCACGTCATGGAACACTGCGTGGCCCTCAG TTCCGTGGTGGTGCAACCATGCATGGGCCTAAACCACGAAGCCATGCAATCAAGTTGCAAAAGAAGGTTCGGCGTCTGGGGCTGAAGATAACCTTATCTGCTCGGACTGCTGAAGGAAAG CTGTTTGTATTTGAGGACTTGGAAGTTCCTAGCCACAAGACAAAGAACATTGTGAACTATATAAGCCAGATGGACAACACAAAGAAGGTGTTATTAGTTGATGGAGGTGATATCGATAAAAAGTTAAAGCTGGCTACTCAAAATCTCCATTATGTGAATGTGCTTCCTTCCATT GGCCTCAATGTTTACAGCATCCTCCAGCATGATACCCTAGTAATGACTCGAGATGCTGTGAATAGGATCGTTGAGCGGATGCATACCCCTATCAACCGCTAg
- the LOC101786432 gene encoding calcium-dependent protein kinase 27-like: protein MGNVCVGSRFSKNRFFGNFSLWRNRSRSSSTPSNPTTTSRSVPVVQVQPSESDAKPTPPPPTQTAAPAPIVISEPAPAPSPLPQPPQPITPPPPPASSEADPSPPQQPAASQPQPQSQPQSKKKAAHIKRISSAGLQVESVLRRKTENLKDKYSLGRKLGQGQFGTTYLCVDKATGGEYACKSIAKRKLVTDEDVEDVRREIQIMHHLAGHPSIIGIRGAYEDAVAVHVVMELCAGGELFDRIVRRGHYTERQAATLARVIVAVVESCHSLGVMHRDLKPENFLFVGNDEDSPLKTIDFGLSMFFRPGEEFTDVVGSPYYVAPEVLKKRYGQEADVWSAGVIIYILLCGVPPFWAETEQGIFEQVLHGSLDFESDPWPSVSENAKDLLRKVLVRDPKRRLTAHQVLCHPWLEAIGSAPDKPLDSAVLSRLKQFSAMNKLKKMALRVIAENLSEEEIAGLKEMFKMMDTDNSGQINFEELKAGLQRVGANMKESEIYQLMQAADIDNSGTIDYGEFIAATLHLNKVEREDHLFAAFQYFDKDGSGYITADELQQACDEFGIEDVRLEDMIGEVDQDNDGRIDYNEFVAMMQKSPAGFGKKGHQYNLSIGFRDALNKAHS, encoded by the exons ATGGGCAACGTCTGCGTCGGCTCCCGCTTCTCCAAGAACCGCTTCTTCGGCAACTTCTCCCTCTGGCGCAACCGCTCCCGCTCCAGCAGCACCCCCTCcaaccccaccaccacctcccgctCCGTCCCCGTCGTCCAGGTCCAGCCCAGCGAGTCCGACGCCaagccgaccccgccgccgccgacgcaaaccgccgccccggcccccatCGTCATCTCCGAACCAGCTCCGGCGCCGTCTCCTCTTCCCCAGCCACCACAGCCAAtaacgccgccgccaccgccggcgtcaTCAGAAGCCGACCCATCGCCACCGCAACAGCCTGCGGCATCGCAACCGCAACCGCAATCGCAGCCGCAGTCGAAGAAGAAGGCGGCGCACATCAAGCGCATCTCCAGCGCCGGCCTTCAGGTGGAGTCGGTGCTCCGGCGCAAGACCGAGAACCTCAAGGACAAGTACAGCCTGGGGCGGAAGCTCGGGCAGGGCCAGTTCGGCACGACGTACCTGTGCGTCGACAAGGCCACCGGCGGCGAGTACGCGTGCAAGTCCATCGCGAAGCGTAAGCTGGTGACCGACGAGGACGTGGAGGACGTCCGGCGCGAGATCCAGATCATGCACCACCTGGCCGGCCACCCGAGCATCATCGGCATCCGGGGCGCGTACGAGGACGCCGTGGCGGTACACGTGGTGATGGAGctctgcgccggcggcgagctcttcGACCGCATCGTGCGGCGGGGCCACTACACGGAGCGGCAGGCGGCGACGCTCGCCCGCGTCATCGTCGCCGTCGTGGAGTCGTGCCACTCGCTCGGCGTCATGCACCGCGACCTCAAGCCCGAGAACTTCCTCTTCGTTGGCAACGACGAGGACTCGCCGCTCAAGACCATCGACTTCGGCCTCTCCATGTTCTTCCGGCCAG GAGAGGAGTTCACGGACGTGGTGGGGAGCCCGTACtacgtggcgccggaggtgcTGAAGAAGCGGTACGGGCAGGAGGCGGACGTGTGGAGCGCCGGCGTCATCATCTACATCCTGCTCTGCGGCGTACCGCCGTTCTGGGCGGAGACGGAGCAGGGGATCTTCGAGCAGGTGCTGCACGGCTCGCTCGACTTCGAGTCGGACCCGTGGCCGAGCGTGTCGGAGAACGCAAAGGACCTGCTCCGGAAGGTGCTCGTCAGGGACCCCAAGAGGCGCCTCACCGCGCACCAAGTCCTCT GCCACCCGTGGCTTGAGGCGATCGGCTCCGCGCCGGACAAGCCGCTGGACTCAGCGGTGCTGTCACGGCTGAAGCAGTTCTCGGCGATGAACAAGCTCAAGAAGATGGCGCTGAGG GTGATCGCGGAGAACCTGTCGGAGGAGGAGATCGCGGGGCTCAAGGAGATGTTCAAGATGATGGACACTGACAACAGCGGGCAGATCAACTTCGAGGAGCTCAAGGCTGGCCTTCAAAGGGTCGGCGCCAACATGAAGGAATCGGAGATATACCAGCTCATGCAGGCT GCTGACATCGACAACAGTGGGACCATAGATTATGGAGAGTTCATAGCGGCAACGCTGCACCTCAACAAAGTTGAAAGGGAAGACCATCTTTTTGCCGCCTTCCAATACTTCGACAAGGATGGCAGCGGATACATCACAGCTGATGAGCTGCAGCAAGCTTGTGACGAGTTTGGCATAGAAGATGTCCGACTTGAAGACATGATTGGCGAAGTGGATCAAGACAAT GACGGGCGCATTGATTACAATGAGTTTGTCGCAATGATGCAGAAATCGCCTGCTGGTTTTGGCAAGAAAGGCCATCAGTACAACCTTAGCATTGGTTTTAGGGATGCCTTGAATAAGGCACATAGCTGA